From one Nocardioides scoriae genomic stretch:
- a CDS encoding monovalent cation/H+ antiporter complex subunit F has product MSVVLVVCAAVLGLAAMLVVARITLGPTMLDRAISFDVLVAITICGVAVDAAFRRTAENLPLLLVATLLGFVGSVSVARYSPGSDDVEAEAETETEEGR; this is encoded by the coding sequence ATGAGCGTGGTGCTGGTGGTGTGCGCCGCGGTGCTCGGGCTGGCCGCGATGCTCGTGGTCGCCCGGATCACCCTGGGCCCGACGATGCTCGACCGGGCGATCTCCTTCGACGTGCTGGTGGCCATCACGATCTGCGGCGTCGCGGTCGACGCGGCCTTCCGGCGCACCGCGGAGAACCTGCCCCTGCTCCTGGTCGCCACCCTGCTGGGCTTCGTGGGCTCGGTGAGCGTGGCCCGCTACAGCCCGGGCAGCGACGACGTCGAGGCCGAGGCCGAGACCGAGACGGAGGAGGGCCGATGA
- a CDS encoding Na+/H+ antiporter subunit D, protein MNSLVPLPVILPLLGTGATLMLSRYPRAQRLVSIAVLTAVVVVAALLLVAADQQGPQVVWLGGWEGLGIVLVADRLAALMLLVSSVVTLAVLLYSVGQGITGEEKEAPVSIYHPTFLTLVAGVSNAFLAGDLFNLFVSFEMLLFSSYVLLTLGGTAARVRAGTIYVVVNVTSSMLFLITIATTYAALGTLNLAQISQRVAELPDSVALVLQLLMLVTFAIKAAVFPLSLWLPDSYPTAPAPVTAVFAGLLTKVGVYAVIRVQTLLFPQSPLTDLLLWAALATMVIGILGAIAQSDIKRMLSFTLVSHIGYMIFGIGLATQAGLSGAVFYVAHHITIQTALFLVVGLIERRAGSTSLLRLGGLARLSPVLGVLFFVPAMNLAGIPPMSGFLGKVGLLQAGLADGSWTALVLVAGGTLTSLLTLYAVAKTWALAFWRSPEQAHEMARLLSGQHGPEEQEGSAVPQMVQHRQHVHVGSVAFGSDEIDDAARVADDDAPDRDLHQLLQDGALPSRLPALMVLPTAGLVAVSLALTVLAGPLVGFTDRAASDLRSRDSYLSAVGTEVDR, encoded by the coding sequence ATGAACAGCCTCGTGCCGCTGCCCGTCATCCTGCCCCTGCTCGGGACGGGCGCCACCTTGATGCTCTCGCGCTACCCGCGCGCCCAGCGGCTGGTCAGCATCGCGGTGCTGACCGCGGTCGTGGTGGTTGCCGCGCTGCTGCTCGTGGCTGCCGACCAGCAGGGCCCGCAGGTCGTGTGGCTCGGCGGCTGGGAGGGCCTGGGCATCGTCCTCGTGGCCGACCGCCTGGCCGCGCTGATGCTGCTCGTCTCCTCGGTCGTCACGCTCGCGGTGCTGCTCTACTCCGTCGGGCAGGGCATCACGGGGGAGGAGAAGGAGGCCCCGGTCTCGATCTACCACCCGACCTTCCTCACCCTGGTGGCCGGCGTCTCCAACGCCTTCCTCGCCGGCGACCTGTTCAACCTGTTCGTCAGCTTCGAGATGCTGCTGTTCTCCAGCTACGTGCTGCTCACGCTCGGGGGCACGGCCGCCCGGGTGCGCGCCGGCACCATCTACGTCGTGGTCAACGTGACCTCCTCGATGCTGTTCCTCATCACCATCGCGACGACGTACGCCGCCCTCGGCACCCTCAACCTGGCCCAGATCTCGCAGCGCGTGGCCGAGCTGCCCGACTCCGTCGCGCTGGTGCTGCAGCTGCTGATGCTCGTCACCTTCGCCATCAAGGCGGCCGTCTTCCCGCTCTCGCTGTGGCTGCCGGACAGCTACCCGACCGCCCCCGCCCCCGTGACCGCGGTCTTCGCCGGCCTGCTCACCAAGGTCGGCGTCTACGCCGTGATCCGGGTGCAGACGCTGCTGTTCCCGCAGAGCCCGCTGACCGACCTGCTGCTGTGGGCCGCGCTGGCCACGATGGTCATCGGCATCCTCGGGGCCATCGCCCAGTCCGACATCAAGCGCATGCTCTCCTTCACGCTGGTCAGCCACATCGGCTACATGATCTTCGGGATCGGCCTGGCCACCCAGGCCGGGCTCTCCGGTGCGGTCTTCTACGTCGCCCACCACATCACCATCCAGACGGCGCTGTTCCTCGTCGTGGGGCTGATCGAGCGCCGCGCGGGCAGCACCTCGCTGCTGCGCCTGGGCGGGCTGGCGCGGCTCTCGCCGGTGCTGGGCGTGCTCTTCTTCGTGCCGGCGATGAACCTCGCCGGCATCCCGCCGATGTCGGGGTTCCTCGGCAAGGTGGGGCTGCTCCAGGCGGGCCTGGCCGACGGCTCCTGGACGGCGCTGGTGCTGGTGGCCGGCGGCACCCTGACCAGCCTGCTCACGCTGTACGCCGTGGCGAAGACGTGGGCGCTGGCGTTCTGGCGCTCGCCCGAGCAGGCCCACGAGATGGCGCGCCTGCTCTCGGGGCAGCACGGGCCCGAGGAGCAGGAGGGCTCGGCGGTGCCGCAGATGGTGCAGCACCGCCAGCACGTCCACGTCGGCAGCGTGGCCTTCGGGTCCGACGAGATCGACGACGCCGCCCGGGTCGCCGACGACGACGCCCCCGACCGCGACCTGCACCAGCTGCTGCAGGACGGGGCGCTGCCCTCCCGGCTGCCGGCCCTGATGGTGCTGCCCACCGCCGGCCTGGTGGCGGTCAGCCTGGCGCTGACGGTGCTGGCCGGCCCCCTGGTCGGGTTCACCGACCGGGCCGCCTCCGACCTGCGCAGCCGCGACTCCTACCTGTCCGCCGTCGGCACGGAGGTCGACCGGTGA
- a CDS encoding Na+/H+ antiporter subunit A has product MLLIVVAHVLAAATAPVLVRALGRRAFLALALVPLATTVWALLQTGRVLDGETLTQTVRWVPGLGIELAFAMGALQWLMVLVVAGIGVLVMAYCTWYFTDDSALAGFTSWFTAFVGAMLGLVLADDLLVLFVFWELTTIFSFLLIGFDPTKRASRLAAMEALVVTTLGGLAMFVGMLVLGQQAGTSRITEILADPPTGTATTVAVALLLVGALSKSAQVPFHFWLPGAMAAPTPVSAYLHAASMVKAGLYLVALLAPAFSDVPGWHLVLLGLGTTTMVVGGWRALRQIDIKLMLAYGTVSQLGFLMVVLSIGSRTGALAGMAMLLAHALFKATLFLVVGIVDRLTGTRDVHQLSGVGRRLPVVAVAAAVAGASMAGLPPLLGFVGKETVWAALLEVAHGETPGVPGWAGWLVVAGLVAGSTLTVGYTARFWWGAFASKPGVAPTPVRPLAPPFAAAPVLLAGLTLVLGFAGAALTAALVPYADQLPAGGHEEYLALWHGLELPLLLSGITVVAGAAVFWLREPLCRFQARVASPVGAERIYRWGMRALDRSAVEVTGSFQRGSVSAYLAVILSVVLVLPGGALLLALADGGTGRLDVVWWDRAGQPVVALVMVAAAVMTVRSRRRLRAVVLAGISGYGCALMFLLHGAPDIALTQVLVETVSLVVFVLVLRRLPDYFTDKPLRLTRYWRMALASLVGLAVGGFVLVAGNARTATPISEAFPLRAYLEGYGRNVVNVTLVDIRAWDTFGEISVLVAAATGVASLIFLDSRSSGIRRVHEIPFPEGVEKQPTTPGRRVWLPGPRTLSPDRRSIIFEVVTRLVFHTVVVFSVYLLVAGHNLPGGGFAAGMVTGLALMVRYLAGGRYELDEAAPVDAGVLIGTGLFVAALSGLGPMAFGGSVLQTADVYVGLPLLGEVHLVSSVGFDIGVYLVVVGLVLDLLRTFGSRLDRQILRAERERTTEQELSRG; this is encoded by the coding sequence TTGCTGTTGATCGTCGTCGCCCACGTCCTCGCTGCCGCGACGGCCCCGGTGCTCGTCCGCGCGCTCGGACGGCGTGCCTTCCTGGCCCTGGCCCTGGTGCCCCTGGCGACCACGGTCTGGGCGCTGCTCCAGACCGGACGGGTGCTCGACGGCGAGACCCTCACCCAGACGGTGCGCTGGGTGCCCGGGCTCGGGATCGAGCTGGCCTTCGCGATGGGCGCGCTGCAGTGGCTGATGGTGCTCGTCGTGGCCGGCATCGGCGTGCTGGTGATGGCCTACTGCACGTGGTACTTCACCGACGACAGCGCGCTGGCGGGGTTCACCAGCTGGTTCACCGCGTTCGTCGGCGCGATGCTCGGCCTGGTCCTGGCCGACGACCTGCTGGTGCTGTTCGTGTTCTGGGAGCTCACCACCATCTTCTCGTTCCTGCTGATCGGGTTCGACCCGACCAAGCGGGCCTCGCGTCTCGCCGCCATGGAGGCGCTGGTCGTCACCACCCTGGGCGGCCTGGCGATGTTCGTCGGCATGCTGGTGCTGGGCCAGCAGGCCGGCACCTCGCGGATCACCGAGATCCTGGCGGACCCGCCCACGGGCACGGCCACGACGGTCGCGGTCGCGCTGCTGCTCGTCGGGGCGCTCAGCAAGTCGGCCCAGGTCCCCTTCCACTTCTGGCTCCCCGGGGCGATGGCCGCGCCGACGCCGGTCAGCGCCTACCTGCACGCGGCCTCGATGGTGAAGGCCGGCCTCTACCTCGTGGCCCTGCTCGCCCCCGCCTTCTCCGACGTGCCCGGCTGGCACCTGGTGCTGCTGGGGCTCGGCACCACGACCATGGTCGTCGGTGGCTGGCGCGCGCTGCGCCAGATCGACATCAAGCTGATGCTCGCCTACGGCACCGTCAGCCAGCTCGGCTTCCTCATGGTCGTGCTCTCGATCGGCAGCCGCACCGGCGCGCTGGCGGGGATGGCCATGCTGCTGGCCCACGCCCTGTTCAAGGCGACGCTGTTCCTCGTGGTCGGGATCGTCGACCGGCTCACCGGCACCCGCGACGTCCACCAGCTCTCCGGCGTCGGGCGCCGCCTGCCCGTCGTGGCCGTGGCGGCCGCGGTCGCCGGGGCGTCGATGGCGGGCCTGCCGCCGCTGCTCGGCTTCGTGGGCAAGGAGACGGTCTGGGCGGCGCTGCTCGAGGTCGCCCACGGCGAGACCCCGGGCGTGCCCGGCTGGGCCGGGTGGCTCGTGGTGGCCGGCCTGGTCGCGGGCTCCACGCTCACCGTCGGCTACACCGCCCGGTTCTGGTGGGGCGCCTTCGCCTCCAAGCCGGGCGTCGCACCCACCCCCGTGCGTCCGCTCGCCCCGCCCTTCGCCGCGGCCCCGGTGCTGCTGGCCGGGCTCACCCTGGTGCTGGGCTTCGCGGGCGCAGCGCTCACCGCGGCCCTGGTGCCGTACGCCGACCAGCTGCCGGCCGGCGGCCACGAGGAGTACCTCGCGCTGTGGCACGGCCTCGAGCTCCCGCTGCTGCTCTCGGGCATCACCGTCGTGGCCGGCGCAGCGGTGTTCTGGCTGCGCGAGCCGCTGTGCCGCTTCCAGGCGCGGGTGGCCAGTCCGGTCGGGGCGGAGCGGATCTACCGCTGGGGGATGCGCGCGCTCGACCGCTCGGCCGTCGAGGTCACCGGCAGCTTCCAGCGCGGCTCGGTCTCGGCGTACCTGGCCGTGATCCTCAGCGTCGTGCTGGTGCTGCCGGGCGGGGCGCTGCTGCTCGCGCTCGCCGACGGCGGGACCGGCCGGCTCGACGTCGTCTGGTGGGACCGGGCCGGCCAGCCGGTCGTGGCCCTGGTGATGGTCGCCGCCGCGGTGATGACGGTGCGCTCGCGGCGCCGGCTGCGCGCGGTCGTGCTGGCCGGCATCAGCGGCTACGGCTGCGCCCTGATGTTCCTGCTCCACGGAGCCCCCGACATCGCGCTGACGCAGGTGCTGGTCGAGACGGTCAGCCTGGTCGTGTTCGTCCTGGTGCTGCGCCGGCTGCCCGACTACTTCACCGACAAGCCGCTGCGCCTGACCCGCTACTGGCGGATGGCGCTGGCCAGCCTGGTCGGCCTCGCGGTGGGCGGGTTCGTGCTGGTCGCGGGCAACGCCCGCACCGCGACGCCGATCTCGGAGGCGTTCCCGCTGCGGGCCTACCTCGAGGGCTACGGCCGCAACGTGGTCAACGTGACCCTGGTCGACATCCGGGCGTGGGACACCTTCGGGGAGATCTCGGTGCTGGTGGCCGCCGCGACCGGGGTGGCGAGCCTGATCTTCCTCGACTCCCGGTCCTCGGGCATCCGACGGGTCCACGAGATCCCCTTCCCCGAGGGCGTCGAGAAGCAGCCGACGACCCCGGGCCGGCGGGTCTGGCTGCCCGGTCCCCGCACCTTGAGCCCCGACCGCCGCTCGATCATCTTCGAGGTGGTGACGCGGCTGGTCTTCCACACCGTGGTGGTGTTCTCGGTCTACCTCCTCGTCGCCGGCCACAACCTGCCCGGCGGCGGCTTCGCGGCCGGCATGGTGACCGGGCTCGCGCTGATGGTGCGCTACCTCGCAGGTGGTCGCTACGAGCTCGACGAGGCCGCCCCGGTGGACGCGGGTGTGCTCATCGGCACCGGCCTGTTCGTCGCCGCGCTCTCCGGGCTCGGGCCGATGGCCTTCGGCGGGTCGGTGCTGCAGACCGCCGACGTCTACGTCGGGCTGCCGCTGCTGGGCGAGGTGCACCTGGTGTCCTCGGTCGGGTTCGACATCGGCGTCTACCTCGTGGTCGTCGGCCTGGTGCTCGACCTGCTGCGCACCTTCGGGTCGCGGCTGGACCGCCAGATCCTCAGGGCCGAGCGCGAGCGCACGACCGAGCAGGAGCTGAGCCGCGGATGA
- a CDS encoding Na+/H+ antiporter subunit E: MSPQTRTTRRGRVRPVRYRAVQWPMVAWLSLVWWVLWGSYSLFSLLGGVVVSVAVCLVFPLPPLRMKVRVRPVALAVLVGRFLVDVVVASLQVARTTLFPPTPLHNALVAVQLRTESDIVLTAVAEMVSLVPGSVVVEAHRSSHTLFLHALDVRDQAGVERVRAQVWAQEARLVRAFGADTAPLDTGVGEAR, translated from the coding sequence GTGAGCCCGCAGACGCGCACCACCCGGCGCGGCCGGGTGCGGCCGGTGCGCTACCGCGCCGTGCAGTGGCCGATGGTCGCCTGGCTGAGCCTGGTGTGGTGGGTGCTGTGGGGCAGCTACAGCCTGTTCTCCCTGCTCGGCGGGGTGGTGGTCTCGGTGGCCGTCTGCCTGGTCTTCCCGCTGCCGCCGCTGCGGATGAAGGTGCGGGTCCGACCGGTCGCGCTCGCCGTGCTGGTCGGGCGCTTCCTCGTCGACGTCGTGGTGGCCAGCCTGCAGGTGGCCCGCACGACGCTGTTCCCGCCGACGCCGCTGCACAACGCGCTGGTCGCCGTGCAGCTGCGCACCGAGTCCGACATCGTGCTGACCGCCGTCGCCGAGATGGTCTCCCTGGTGCCCGGCAGCGTCGTGGTCGAGGCCCACCGCTCCAGCCACACCCTGTTCCTGCACGCCCTCGACGTGCGCGACCAGGCTGGTGTCGAGCGGGTCCGCGCGCAGGTGTGGGCGCAGGAGGCGCGCCTGGTCCGGGCGTTCGGGGCCGACACCGCGCCGCTGGACACCGGGGTGGGGGAGGCGCGATGA
- the mnhG gene encoding monovalent cation/H(+) antiporter subunit G produces MSWTGVLDVLGAVLLLLGSLFSLVAAIGVLRFPDLLTRMHAATKPQVLGLMLVAGGLSLELRDLSATALLVLVVVAQLATAPVSGHMVGRASFRAGQVRRDLLLVDELSGSQAAQEEPRGAP; encoded by the coding sequence ATGAGCTGGACCGGTGTGCTCGACGTGCTCGGCGCGGTGCTGCTGCTGCTGGGCTCGCTGTTCAGCCTCGTGGCCGCGATCGGAGTGCTGCGCTTCCCCGACCTGCTGACCCGGATGCACGCGGCGACCAAGCCGCAGGTGCTGGGCCTGATGCTCGTCGCGGGCGGGCTGTCGCTGGAGCTGCGCGACCTCTCCGCGACCGCCCTGCTCGTCCTGGTGGTGGTGGCCCAGCTGGCGACGGCGCCGGTGTCGGGCCACATGGTCGGACGGGCGTCGTTCCGCGCCGGCCAGGTGCGCCGCGACCTGCTGCTCGTCGACGAGCTCTCCGGCAGCCAGGCCGCGCAGGAGGAGCCGCGCGGCGCCCCCTAG
- a CDS encoding sensor histidine kinase, with protein sequence MAGPALFWRPSRRLPQAALRACWGLALLATPLAAVLHQATAFDDVGRSGAGAPVPGPGLVDAVPLVAFAWLALVWLWAPPGRSLPGPGRRLAAVGATAALSTLLVTAVGVLLGQPWWGALAGGLGGVVHGATTLALHRWRTGDDDLVPHRPRDLVSLGTAAVAGAVVSAPLAAWPALLPGLALADLGPTVLAGAVLGASYVFVGGACLLLLVQRRRSDEVPARLGDVYVMLLVTAAAIAAVLAFPEVPLTWVVLLPAVWAGMTLGPWAAAAFSLVATAGVSLAQGLPVATGGLTPDQLPEMVVVDTVMTAFVLVVLLLAVVRDQQAHLAGEVVRRRQEALDQAGLLGTVFESISEALVLMDTHGTVQLSNAAAAGVLGEQRLESEPGRWLRRLGSSPSFTYTFHRDGSDDGARVLAVQLARVQYAGSDSVVAIVRDVTSEQRRIDELASFAAVAAHDLKSPLTAVGGWLEVAEDMVGADDARAREALGHGLAATQRMTREIDDWLTYNVAREGTLRLEQVALQPLVESIAASHPTARFTLEAPDVVRADPTLLQHLLANLLGNAVKYAHPGRDAVVTVRSGEHPSGRVQVEVVDEGIGIPAGEELAIFEPFRRASTVTDTYEGSGMGLALCKRIVRRHGGTITARRNDGPGTTVTVVLPRGTAA encoded by the coding sequence GTGGCAGGTCCTGCCCTGTTCTGGCGTCCGTCGCGACGCCTCCCGCAGGCTGCCCTGCGCGCCTGCTGGGGCCTCGCCCTGCTCGCGACCCCGCTGGCCGCCGTGCTGCACCAGGCCACCGCGTTCGACGACGTCGGGCGCTCCGGGGCCGGGGCTCCCGTGCCCGGACCGGGGCTGGTCGACGCCGTGCCGCTGGTGGCCTTCGCCTGGCTGGCCCTGGTCTGGCTCTGGGCCCCGCCCGGCCGCTCGCTGCCGGGGCCGGGCCGGCGGCTCGCCGCCGTCGGCGCGACCGCCGCGCTGAGCACGCTGCTCGTCACCGCGGTGGGCGTGCTCCTGGGACAGCCCTGGTGGGGTGCGCTCGCCGGCGGTCTCGGCGGCGTCGTGCACGGCGCCACCACGCTGGCGCTGCACCGCTGGCGCACCGGCGACGACGACCTGGTCCCCCACCGGCCCCGCGACCTCGTCTCCCTCGGCACCGCGGCGGTGGCCGGCGCCGTGGTGTCCGCGCCCCTGGCCGCCTGGCCGGCGCTGCTCCCGGGCCTCGCGCTGGCCGACCTGGGGCCGACCGTGCTGGCCGGGGCGGTGCTCGGGGCGTCGTACGTCTTCGTCGGCGGCGCCTGCCTGCTGCTCCTGGTGCAGCGCCGCCGCTCCGACGAGGTGCCGGCCCGGCTGGGCGACGTCTACGTGATGCTGCTGGTGACGGCGGCCGCGATCGCGGCGGTGCTGGCGTTCCCCGAGGTCCCGCTGACCTGGGTCGTGCTGCTGCCGGCGGTGTGGGCCGGCATGACGCTGGGCCCGTGGGCGGCCGCTGCCTTCAGCCTGGTCGCGACCGCGGGGGTGTCGCTGGCCCAGGGCCTGCCGGTCGCGACGGGCGGCCTCACCCCCGACCAGCTGCCCGAGATGGTGGTCGTCGACACCGTGATGACGGCCTTCGTGCTGGTCGTGCTGCTGCTCGCGGTCGTGCGCGACCAGCAGGCCCACCTCGCCGGGGAGGTCGTCCGCCGCCGCCAGGAGGCGCTCGACCAGGCGGGCCTGCTCGGCACCGTCTTCGAGTCGATCAGCGAGGCGCTGGTGCTGATGGACACCCACGGCACCGTGCAGCTGTCGAACGCCGCGGCCGCAGGGGTGCTCGGCGAGCAGCGGCTCGAGAGCGAGCCGGGCCGGTGGCTGCGCCGCCTGGGGAGCTCGCCGTCGTTCACCTACACCTTCCACCGCGACGGCTCCGACGACGGGGCGCGGGTGCTGGCCGTGCAGCTCGCGCGGGTGCAGTACGCCGGCTCCGACAGCGTCGTGGCCATCGTGCGCGACGTCACCAGCGAGCAGCGCCGCATCGACGAGCTGGCCAGCTTCGCCGCGGTCGCCGCCCACGACCTCAAGAGCCCCCTCACCGCCGTCGGTGGCTGGCTCGAGGTCGCCGAGGACATGGTCGGGGCCGACGACGCCCGCGCCCGCGAGGCCCTCGGCCACGGCCTGGCCGCCACCCAGCGGATGACCCGCGAGATCGACGACTGGCTGACCTACAACGTCGCCCGCGAGGGCACCCTGCGCCTGGAGCAGGTGGCCCTGCAGCCGCTGGTCGAGTCGATCGCGGCCAGCCACCCGACCGCCCGCTTCACCCTCGAGGCGCCCGACGTGGTGCGCGCCGACCCGACCCTGCTCCAGCACCTGCTGGCCAACCTGCTCGGCAACGCCGTCAAGTACGCCCACCCCGGACGCGACGCCGTGGTGACCGTGCGCAGCGGGGAGCACCCCTCCGGCCGCGTCCAGGTCGAGGTCGTCGACGAGGGCATCGGCATCCCCGCGGGCGAGGAGCTGGCGATCTTCGAGCCCTTCCGCCGCGCCTCGACCGTGACCGACACCTACGAGGGCTCGGGCATGGGACTGGCGCTGTGCAAGCGGATCGTGCGGCGCCACGGCGGCACCATCACCGCCCGCCGCAACGACGGCCCCGGGACCACCGTCACCGTGGTGCTGCCGCGGGGCACGGCGGCCTGA
- a CDS encoding Na(+)/H(+) antiporter subunit C, producing MTVNLTLVVTCMVLTGCGVYLLLERSLTRVLVGLVVLSNGINLMFLAAGGGAGDSPFYGTADPGDTSDPLPQALVLTAIVITLGTIAFLLAMAHRLWQLHGHDDVQDDVEDANIRRLAIDDATSESFGLSTDGQDEDDPEEDEGR from the coding sequence ATGACCGTCAACCTCACCCTCGTGGTCACCTGCATGGTGCTGACCGGCTGCGGGGTCTACCTGCTGCTCGAGCGCAGCCTGACCCGGGTGCTGGTGGGCCTGGTCGTGCTGAGCAACGGCATCAACCTGATGTTCCTCGCGGCCGGCGGGGGCGCCGGCGACTCGCCGTTCTACGGCACCGCGGACCCCGGCGACACCTCCGACCCGCTGCCGCAGGCGCTGGTGCTGACGGCCATCGTGATCACGCTCGGCACCATCGCCTTCCTGCTGGCCATGGCCCACCGGCTGTGGCAGCTGCACGGCCACGACGACGTCCAGGACGACGTCGAGGACGCCAACATCCGCCGGCTCGCCATCGACGACGCCACCTCGGAGAGCTTCGGCCTCAGCACCGACGGCCAGGACGAGGACGACCCCGAGGAGGACGAGGGCCGATGA
- a CDS encoding TIGR03960 family B12-binding radical SAM protein, whose protein sequence is MPVSAGESLFARIEPHLSRVSKPIQYVGGELNSVHKEWASTDVRWALMYPDAYEVGLPNQGVQILYEVLNEQEGMLAERTYAVWPDMEQVMRDQGISQFTVDGHRAVRDFDVFGLSFSTELGYTNMLTALDLAGIPLHTDERTDADPVVLAGGHAAFNPEPIADFVDAVVLGDGEEIVLKISEVVREWKGDGEPDGRDGLLLRLAASGGVYVPRFYDATYAPDGALLGTRPNRPGVPDRVRKHTLMDLDAWPYPRNPLVPLAETVHERFSVEIFRGCTRGCRFCQAGMITRPVRERSISTIGDMVENGIRKTGFEEVGLLSLSSADHSEIGEVATGLADRYEGSNVSLSLPSTRVDAFNITLANEFSRNGRRSGLTFAPEGGSERMRKVINKMVTEEDLIRTVAAAYSHGWRQVKLYFMVGLPTETDEDVLQVADLARKVIAKGREVAGHNDIRCTVSIGGFVPKPHTPFQWAPQLDVETTDSRLKQLRDLVRSDKKFARAIGFRYHDGKPGIIEGLLSRGDRRVGRVIEQVWRDGGRFDGWSEHFSYDRWIAATEAGLAGTGVDLAWFTTRERGYDEVLPWDHLDSGLDKDWLWQDWEDALDADSIDVEDCRWTPCYDCGVCPEMGTDIQIGPTGQVLLPLSVV, encoded by the coding sequence ATGCCTGTCTCAGCTGGTGAGTCCCTCTTCGCCAGGATCGAGCCCCACCTCTCCCGGGTCAGCAAGCCCATCCAGTACGTCGGCGGCGAGCTCAACTCCGTGCACAAGGAGTGGGCCTCCACCGACGTCCGCTGGGCGCTGATGTATCCCGACGCCTACGAGGTGGGCCTGCCCAACCAGGGCGTGCAGATCCTCTACGAGGTGCTCAACGAGCAGGAGGGGATGCTCGCCGAGCGCACCTACGCCGTGTGGCCCGACATGGAGCAGGTGATGCGCGACCAGGGCATCAGCCAGTTCACCGTCGACGGCCACCGCGCCGTGCGCGACTTCGACGTCTTCGGGCTCTCCTTCTCCACCGAGCTCGGCTACACCAACATGCTGACGGCGCTCGACCTGGCCGGCATCCCGCTGCACACCGACGAGCGGACCGACGCCGACCCGGTCGTGCTCGCCGGCGGCCACGCCGCCTTCAACCCCGAGCCGATCGCCGACTTCGTCGACGCGGTCGTCCTCGGCGACGGCGAGGAGATCGTCCTCAAGATCAGCGAGGTCGTGCGCGAGTGGAAGGGCGACGGCGAGCCCGACGGTCGCGACGGGCTGCTGCTGCGGCTGGCCGCGAGCGGAGGCGTCTACGTGCCGCGGTTCTACGACGCGACGTACGCCCCCGACGGCGCCCTGCTCGGCACCCGCCCCAACCGGCCGGGCGTGCCCGACCGGGTCCGCAAGCACACCCTGATGGACCTCGACGCGTGGCCCTACCCGCGCAACCCGCTGGTGCCGCTGGCCGAGACCGTGCACGAGCGCTTCAGCGTGGAGATCTTCCGCGGCTGCACCCGCGGCTGCCGCTTCTGCCAGGCCGGCATGATCACCCGCCCGGTCCGGGAGCGCTCGATCTCCACGATCGGCGACATGGTCGAGAACGGCATCCGCAAGACCGGCTTCGAGGAGGTCGGCCTGCTCTCGCTCTCCAGCGCCGACCACTCCGAGATCGGCGAGGTGGCCACCGGCCTGGCCGACCGCTACGAGGGCTCCAACGTCTCGCTGTCGCTGCCCAGCACCCGGGTCGACGCCTTCAACATCACCCTGGCCAACGAGTTCTCCCGCAACGGCCGGCGCTCGGGCCTCACCTTCGCCCCCGAGGGCGGCTCGGAGCGGATGCGCAAGGTCATCAACAAGATGGTCACCGAGGAGGACCTGATCCGCACCGTCGCGGCGGCGTACTCCCACGGCTGGCGGCAGGTGAAGCTCTACTTCATGGTCGGGCTGCCCACCGAGACCGACGAGGACGTCCTCCAGGTCGCCGACCTGGCGCGCAAGGTGATCGCCAAGGGCCGCGAGGTCGCGGGCCACAACGACATCCGCTGCACGGTGTCCATCGGCGGCTTCGTGCCCAAGCCGCACACGCCCTTCCAGTGGGCGCCGCAGCTCGACGTCGAGACCACCGACAGCCGGCTCAAGCAGCTGCGCGACCTGGTGCGCTCGGACAAGAAGTTCGCCCGCGCTATCGGCTTCCGCTACCACGACGGCAAGCCCGGCATCATCGAGGGACTGCTCTCGCGCGGCGACCGGCGCGTGGGTCGGGTCATCGAGCAGGTCTGGCGCGACGGCGGCCGCTTCGACGGCTGGAGCGAGCACTTCTCCTACGACCGCTGGATCGCCGCCACCGAGGCCGGTCTCGCCGGCACCGGAGTGGACCTCGCGTGGTTCACCACCCGCGAGCGCGGCTACGACGAGGTGCTGCCCTGGGACCACCTCGACTCGGGCCTCGACAAGGACTGGCTGTGGCAGGACTGGGAGGACGCCCTCGACGCGGACTCGATCGACGTCGAGGACTGCCGCTGGACCCCCTGCTACGACTGCGGGGTGTGCCCCGAGATGGGCACCGACATCCAGATCGGCCCCACTGGCCAGGTGCTGCTCCCGCTCTCGGTCGTCTGA